Sequence from the Clupea harengus chromosome 20, Ch_v2.0.2, whole genome shotgun sequence genome:
CTGCGGTGAACGCCTGCGTGTCCCTTTTAAAACAAACCCAGTCGCTGTCAATCATAGCACATTCCAACCAATCCCAAAGCGCCCGTTTTTAAAAGCAGCTTTGCCTGCTGTGCTTTTATATTGCAGCATGGCCTGCTTCGAAGCATTTTTACTACCACGGTTATTGCCACAAATCAAGAGGGCAAAGTGAACGGCATGGGACTCACACCAACTTTAACGAGCTTGTGTCTGATTCATGCGCCTGCGATGTTCACGGCCAAgaatttcacatgcagatgatgATATTCAGCAGGGGAAATGGGGACAAGGTTTCTAGGTAAATCTTGAACTTAAAGGTTGGTTGATTTTGCAAACTCAGCCAAactcacaacaaaacatgacaaGCCTGTCGAGGTTTAGTGGCTGCCCTCTTTCTTGCGTCAACCCCGGGGAGAGCAATACTGAACCCAGCGTGGTGCTGCCACCTTTGGCAGGGGAGCACATGGGGCACCCCACCGGCAGTTCCTTAAAACTCTGCCCCTCGCACAATCTGCGAGACTACCCTGAGACGAGGGCCCGTGCATATGTTGACCATTCGGTTCCCCATCTTTCAGACACGGGATACACCAGCCACCGGTTAGAACCCAGTCCTAGGGGTATTATTATTGGGACAAACCTGTCAGGACCAGGCATGCCACCGGTCACAGATCAACTGGCACCAAGATCTAACCAGCATGGCACGACTGGAAGGTATCGTGACCTTCCCAGCTATAGGGATGGCAGAAGCCACGCTTTTTTCTCCGCATACCACGATCAGGCCCACGGCTCCTGCGACACTGCTCGTGATTACAGCAGCCAAGTAATGTTGGGACTTCCCGGCGATATTCTCTCGAGGGCTCACCCCTACAGCCAAACGATCAGCGGCCCGAGGGGCAACGGCCAGCAACTTGTCACCCAATTTCTGGGTCTCTACAAACCGCTGAACATGGCTGTGcagcggggaggaggaggcgacGCCTTCCTCAGGTGCTCCAGGCAAAATCCCAACCACGAGCTGGTGTGCAAGTGGAGTGACGGCCAAGAGGGGGTCGGGAAACAACCCTGTGCCAGGACTTTTGGGACCATGTATGAACTTGTCACCCATGTCACGGTGGAGCATGTTGGCGGACCAGAACAGACCGAATACGTTTGCTTCTGGGAAAACTGTCCACGGGACAGTAAGCCCTTTAAAGCCAAATACAAGCTGGTGAACCATGTAAGAGTCCACACAGGGGAAAAGCCCTTCCCCTGCCCCTTCCACGGATGTGAAAAAGTTTTCGCAAGATCAGAAAATTTGAAGATCCACAAGAGAACACATACAGGTTGGTGCCAATACCATAACTAATATTATCAGTTGAAGACACAATAATAGTACCAAAAAAACGattaaaaaaatgtacacaGTTATTATTTTACTGTGTTGTTTTCCAGTAGGTAAATAATTAGCCACTCTTTTGACATGCTTTTACCGTTCTTTAATTAAGGTATTACCTATAATATTTGTAATGGTTGATAAGAAAGATTAGTACTTGGTAAATCATTAAAGACTAAAAATAGACATTCTTTAACCAAACATCTTGTTATATTCACTCTCAAATCAAGAATCAGTTTGTTTAAATCGTTTGCAACTTTTATTCAAAGAGGCTATTCATTTTATGAGCTTTGTTATTTCCTGGAGACTTAAAATAATACCTTAAAACGTTGCTCACTGCAaaactattttatttttgcCAAAATGATTTATTAAGACACTCCGCCACTTTCACTTTATATTAAGATGACTTAAAATGTTCTTGAAATTTCAGGCAAGTTATGAATACTGTTACTACTATTGTATCTCTGCTATTGTTGTGGTTTTAGTATTagtattgttgttattattatttggaGTGGCGGCTTATGTGTGTTGCCGTGGACCAGGGTTAGTAGCCGTGGTAGGAACGACAGCAGCTGATGAGCACATAGAAAACTAGGTGACTCTTTAGGCCAGTTGTTTGGGtgcctctcattctcattcatgtcgagaaataaataaataactgccGGGACACCGGAGAGTTGTGACGTAGTTTTTACGCGGCGCGCAGTTGCAACCTCAGTAGGAAGGATTATTACTCTGCGCTCGCGCAGGACCCATGCTGCAAACTCAGCAGCCAGATAAGCTACGCTACGAAGTGCACACGTCATACTTTCCCTTTTTAAAACTGCGAGTTATGAAAATCTCAGTATTTCAATCATTGCAAAACAGCAAATATTCGTTTAATATGTGGCACCATTATTCTTTTCAATGTAGGCTATATTTAATTGCAACCTGAATACATGTCAACCGAAGTAATGAACCACAGTTATTCTTAAGCGAGTACAGTGCAATAGAAATCAACCTAATGAGCAAAAtcttacatatatatatatgtatatatatatttactgttAAAAGTGTTTTAAATAACTTGGTCCCACTGaacacatgtaaacagatcTAATACACGACATCTGACGCAGTGACAAATTAATTTGCTGGATATGCACAGTGGAAAACACAACCATGTCCCGTTTTAATTGAAATTTCATGCTGACAgataatctaaataaataatatgtcaTTATGTTATTTATCGATGACATTTACTCGATCAAATACCTTCCCTGTTTTTGAAAGTGCTGGGGTTTCTGTTGGATTAGTTTACACTGAAAGTGTCTCGATTAGTCCaatatttgctgtgtgtgtgtgttaactacATTGTCACGTGCAAAACTGTGTCTTATATAGGCTTCTACAATGTCGTTGACACATGACATATGTCAGTTTCAGTGAGTTTCAccctaaaaaaaatattttgttataAAGATGGAGGAATTGGAGAGTCAAACGTGATAAAATGGATACCATCCTGCCTAGGATAGAGacacattaaatgaatcagGTTACATTACACAGAAGGCACCTGAACTGAAGggaataaaatgtaaatgttaatagATCATAAAATACCACATTTTCATTTCCCCAAGAGAAGTCAATCACTCTGTTCTTTGGCTAACTAGACATGTCCCTCGTAACAAGCGGCCATTTCTCCCCCTTCTGCACGTTTAGGTGAAAAACCGTTTAAATGCGAGTATGAGGGCTGCAATCGGAGATTTGCAAACAGCAGCGACCGGAAGAAGCACTCTCACGTGCACTCCAGCGATAAGCCCTACACTTGCAAAGTCATTGGATGTGAGAAATGTTACACTCATCCCAGCTCTCTACGCAAACATATGAAACTCCATTGCAAGGCCTACATATCCAAAGCCAACGATGGGCGCTTGGAGGATGGGGAACACCTTGCCGAAGCCAGGTCACCTACAACAGAACGGCAAGACgtgtcctcccctccctccatgaCCCGAGCTCCACCACCTGTCTCTTCGCAAGGGTCCCTCTCCCCTGAGATTCGCAACGACACGTCTCTGAGGTCACGTTTTCATCACACATTTGACAGCAGTTTGGACTACTCTACGCATAGGTCACAGTCCCTCTTGGACCCTTTGTTGATACAGCGGAGCAATTATAGGCCCGAGCCTTCACAATA
This genomic interval carries:
- the zic6 gene encoding zic family member 6, which produces MTSLSRFSGCPLSCVNPGESNTEPSVVLPPLAGEHMGHPTGSSLKLCPSHNLRDYPETRARAYVDHSVPHLSDTGYTSHRLEPSPRGIIIGTNLSGPGMPPVTDQLAPRSNQHGTTGRYRDLPSYRDGRSHAFFSAYHDQAHGSCDTARDYSSQVMLGLPGDILSRAHPYSQTISGPRGNGQQLVTQFLGLYKPLNMAVQRGGGGDAFLRCSRQNPNHELVCKWSDGQEGVGKQPCARTFGTMYELVTHVTVEHVGGPEQTEYVCFWENCPRDSKPFKAKYKLVNHVRVHTGEKPFPCPFHGCEKVFARSENLKIHKRTHTGEKPFKCEYEGCNRRFANSSDRKKHSHVHSSDKPYTCKVIGCEKCYTHPSSLRKHMKLHCKAYISKANDGRLEDGEHLAEARSPTTERQDVSSPPSMTRAPPPVSSQGSLSPEIRNDTSLRSRFHHTFDSSLDYSTHRSQSLLDPLLIQRSNYRPEPSQYPCTQTSHSFNQGHRTFATSSPFQKSIVNGWYTCHSGVDTFSLKQCNEDMSSA